A part of Streptomyces sp. NBC_01235 genomic DNA contains:
- a CDS encoding FeoA family protein — protein MSGTDEVLDEADGRGNGVIDAPPLCLADLAPGARATVIGVVADGEPTVVRRLHDLGFTPGAVVEVVRRAPLRDPVLYRVKDYEVCLRRAQAACVHIGGTAR, from the coding sequence ATGAGCGGCACTGATGAAGTGCTCGACGAGGCAGACGGTCGGGGGAACGGCGTCATCGACGCCCCACCGCTCTGTCTGGCGGACCTGGCACCTGGTGCCCGTGCCACGGTGATCGGGGTCGTCGCCGATGGTGAGCCGACGGTTGTCCGTCGGCTGCACGACCTCGGATTCACCCCGGGCGCGGTGGTGGAGGTGGTACGCCGGGCGCCGCTGCGTGACCCGGTCCTCTACCGGGTCAAGGACTACGAGGTGTGCCTGCGCCGGGCGCAGGCCGCGTGCGTGCACATCGGAGGGACGGCGCGGTGA
- the feoB gene encoding ferrous iron transporter B: MSAGCHAEGGADATLTGAPRIALVGAPNSGKTSVFNGLTGLRAKTGNYPGVTVSRFVGTSRTGRHRHVIEDLPGTYSLEPISPDERITVDVLDGRLEGAQRPDALLVVADATTLRRSLGFVAQVLARGLPACVVVTFTDELARRQGRLDLDAFAQALGVPVLPVVGHRGYGIAQLRERLTTWSAWPIPAVAPPAEPGERDAWAESVLAYAGYRPPERHRVTQRVDAVLLHPVWGTAVFFAVMALFFQTVFTLAAPLQDGVATLFAWLSGQVDAHVGSPWLSGLLGDALIGGVGGVLVFVPQIVLLFLLLALLEGVGYMARAAFLMDRVMARFGLEGRAFVALLSSFACAIPGIMATRTLPSAKDRLATMMAAPLMTCSARLPVYVLLIGLLVDPSVRVGPFGAQGLVMFGLYLLGAVSAMLAAWAFKKLGDRHGQAVPFFMELPPYRLPAPRAVLVAMWSSARAFLRKCSTVIVATSIVLWLLLNLPLHTAAQTQAAGVDTTNPTAVSAYTVDHSYAAGLGRAVAPVFDPLGFDWRINVGVLSAQAARETFVATLGQVAAAGDPEQPAQALRAMTYPDGPRAGQPVFTASTIAALLVYFVYALQCMATVAVLRRETGTWRWPAIAFTYLTALAWLMAYLARTATVLLGG, translated from the coding sequence GTGAGCGCGGGCTGCCACGCCGAAGGCGGCGCGGACGCGACCCTGACCGGGGCTCCGCGGATCGCCCTGGTCGGTGCCCCCAACTCGGGCAAGACCAGCGTCTTCAACGGCCTCACGGGCCTGCGCGCCAAGACCGGCAACTATCCCGGGGTGACGGTGTCCCGGTTCGTCGGGACCTCCCGGACGGGCCGGCACCGGCACGTGATCGAGGATCTGCCGGGCACCTACAGCCTGGAGCCGATCAGCCCGGACGAGCGGATCACCGTCGACGTGCTGGACGGCCGGCTGGAGGGTGCGCAGCGGCCGGACGCGCTGCTGGTCGTGGCGGACGCCACCACGTTGCGGCGCTCCCTGGGATTCGTCGCCCAGGTCCTGGCCCGCGGTCTGCCGGCCTGTGTGGTGGTGACCTTCACCGACGAACTGGCCCGCCGTCAGGGCCGCCTGGATCTCGACGCGTTCGCCCAGGCGCTCGGCGTGCCGGTGCTGCCCGTGGTCGGCCACCGTGGGTATGGCATCGCGCAGCTGCGCGAGCGGCTCACGACGTGGAGCGCCTGGCCGATTCCGGCCGTGGCACCGCCGGCCGAACCGGGCGAGCGGGACGCCTGGGCGGAATCGGTCCTGGCGTACGCCGGCTACCGGCCCCCCGAGCGCCACCGGGTCACCCAGCGGGTCGACGCGGTGCTGCTGCATCCGGTGTGGGGCACGGCGGTGTTCTTCGCGGTGATGGCGTTGTTCTTCCAGACCGTCTTTACTTTGGCCGCCCCGTTGCAGGACGGGGTGGCGACCCTGTTCGCGTGGCTGTCGGGCCAGGTGGACGCCCATGTCGGCAGTCCGTGGCTGTCCGGGCTCCTGGGGGATGCCCTCATCGGCGGGGTCGGCGGCGTGCTGGTGTTCGTCCCGCAGATCGTGCTGCTGTTCCTGCTTCTGGCCCTGCTGGAAGGGGTGGGGTACATGGCGCGGGCGGCGTTTCTGATGGACCGGGTGATGGCCCGCTTCGGGCTGGAGGGCCGGGCCTTCGTGGCGCTGCTGTCGTCGTTCGCCTGCGCGATCCCCGGCATCATGGCCACCCGCACCCTGCCCTCGGCCAAGGACCGCCTGGCCACGATGATGGCCGCACCGCTGATGACGTGCTCGGCGCGGCTGCCGGTCTACGTGCTGCTCATCGGCCTGCTGGTCGACCCGTCCGTGCGCGTCGGCCCGTTCGGCGCGCAGGGCCTGGTCATGTTCGGGCTGTACCTGCTCGGTGCCGTGTCCGCGATGCTGGCCGCCTGGGCGTTCAAGAAGCTCGGCGACCGTCACGGCCAGGCGGTGCCGTTCTTCATGGAGTTGCCGCCCTACCGGCTGCCCGCCCCCCGCGCGGTGCTGGTGGCGATGTGGTCATCCGCGCGCGCCTTCCTGCGCAAGTGCTCGACCGTCATCGTCGCCACCAGCATCGTCCTGTGGCTGCTGCTGAACCTGCCCCTGCACACGGCCGCGCAGACGCAGGCGGCAGGCGTGGACACCACCAACCCCACGGCCGTGTCCGCCTACACCGTCGACCACAGCTACGCCGCCGGCCTGGGCCGGGCGGTGGCCCCCGTCTTCGACCCGCTGGGCTTCGACTGGCGCATCAACGTCGGCGTGCTGTCGGCCCAGGCCGCCCGCGAGACCTTCGTCGCGACCCTCGGCCAGGTCGCCGCCGCCGGGGACCCCGAACAGCCGGCACAGGCCCTGCGGGCCATGACCTACCCCGACGGGCCCCGCGCCGGACAGCCGGTGTTCACCGCGTCCACCATCGCCGCGCTGCTGGTCTACTTCGTCTACGCGCTGCAGTGCATGGCCACCGTGGCGGTCCTGCGCCGGGAGACCGGCACCTGGCGATGGCCGGCGATCGCCTTCACCTATCTGACCGCGCTGGCCTGGCTGATGGCCTACCTGGCCCGGACGGCCACCGTCCTGCTGGGCGGGTGA
- a CDS encoding NifU family protein, which produces MIPLHPQQVPGRPDRLRWIIPAGTLDGTGPLAEVPEPLAALLTDGTLTQIALEPAAVVTRLGADRTWPEEGARVRSALHAALDDPAGWIPATGTAPCDDDAQLYGVAREVLAGEVGDFARSHGGTIDLVDVRDGVVTVRLGGACHGCPASWFTLHQRLERQLRRHHPGLREVRNVASPVSLFGRPGDSREASS; this is translated from the coding sequence ATGATCCCCCTCCACCCCCAGCAGGTCCCCGGCCGGCCCGACCGGCTGCGCTGGATCATCCCCGCAGGAACCCTCGACGGCACCGGCCCGCTCGCCGAGGTACCCGAACCCCTGGCCGCCCTGCTGACCGACGGCACCCTCACGCAGATCGCGCTGGAACCCGCTGCCGTCGTCACCCGGCTGGGCGCGGACCGTACCTGGCCCGAGGAGGGCGCCCGGGTCCGCAGCGCGCTGCATGCCGCCCTCGACGACCCCGCCGGCTGGATCCCGGCCACCGGCACCGCCCCCTGCGACGACGATGCGCAGCTGTACGGCGTGGCACGCGAGGTTCTCGCCGGGGAGGTGGGTGACTTCGCCCGGTCCCACGGCGGCACCATCGACCTCGTCGACGTACGGGACGGCGTCGTCACCGTCCGCCTCGGCGGCGCCTGCCACGGCTGCCCCGCCTCCTGGTTCACGCTGCACCAGCGCCTGGAGCGTCAGTTGCGGCGACACCATCCCGGTCTGCGTGAAGTCCGCAACGTCGCCTCACCGGTCAGCCTGTTCGGCCGACCGGGCGACTCCCGTGAGGCGTCCTCCTGA
- a CDS encoding vitamin K epoxide reductase family protein: MLLAGVVGWLASFQLTVDDWRLLRDPAYQPPCNISPIVSCGSVMSSPQGSLLGFPNMLLGLGAFAAVTALGIAVLSGARLHRRLWLALDAGALAAVAFVHWLIGQSLYELDKICPYCAVVWVVTIALFWYLTLHCLERGIVPVPRGVLEVVRDTHWMLLGAWYGVIALLVLTRFWPYWSSLL, encoded by the coding sequence ATGCTCCTGGCCGGAGTCGTGGGCTGGCTGGCCTCCTTCCAGCTCACGGTGGACGACTGGCGGCTGCTCCGCGACCCCGCCTACCAACCACCCTGCAACATCAGTCCCATCGTGAGCTGCGGCAGCGTCATGTCCAGCCCGCAGGGCAGCCTGCTCGGCTTCCCCAACATGCTGCTCGGCCTGGGCGCCTTCGCCGCCGTGACCGCCCTGGGCATCGCCGTCCTCTCGGGGGCCCGCCTGCACCGTCGGCTGTGGCTCGCGCTGGACGCCGGGGCGCTCGCGGCGGTGGCGTTCGTTCACTGGCTGATCGGGCAGTCCCTCTACGAGCTCGACAAGATCTGCCCCTACTGCGCCGTCGTCTGGGTCGTCACCATCGCCCTGTTCTGGTACCTGACCCTGCACTGCCTGGAACGGGGAATCGTCCCCGTGCCCCGGGGCGTGCTGGAGGTCGTACGGGACACGCACTGGATGCTCCTCGGCGCCTGGTACGGGGTGATCGCGCTGCTCGTCCTCACCCGTTTCTGGCCGTACTGGAGCAGCCTGCTGTGA
- the narI gene encoding respiratory nitrate reductase subunit gamma has translation MNAAPLPLAAASTSGADLLLWVAIPYICLAVFVVGHVWRYRQDQFGWTSRTSQLLEHRWLRWGSPLFHLGAFMVIAGHVVGLAIPDSWTEAAGISEHAYHSTAVWAGSVAGVAMVTGLGMLCARRLLNRQIRLGTDRSDKLLFPLLSATVLLGITATATHNVFGPGYDYRETVSVWFRGLFVLQPRPEAIADAPLLFQLHALTACLLFAAWPFTRLVHVWSAPIGYLARPYLVYRRRAAPAAAPTAAGRPRSASGSRRAA, from the coding sequence ATGAACGCCGCACCCCTCCCCCTCGCGGCCGCGTCCACGAGCGGCGCCGACCTCCTCCTGTGGGTCGCCATCCCCTACATCTGCCTCGCCGTGTTCGTGGTCGGGCACGTCTGGCGCTACCGGCAGGACCAGTTCGGCTGGACCTCCCGCACCAGCCAGCTGCTGGAGCATCGCTGGCTGCGCTGGGGCAGCCCGCTGTTCCACCTCGGCGCCTTCATGGTGATCGCCGGGCACGTCGTGGGCCTCGCCATTCCCGACTCCTGGACCGAGGCCGCCGGTATCAGCGAGCACGCCTACCACTCCACGGCCGTCTGGGCGGGTTCGGTGGCGGGCGTCGCCATGGTCACGGGACTGGGCATGCTGTGCGCCCGCCGCCTGCTGAACCGCCAGATCCGCCTCGGCACCGACCGCAGCGACAAACTCCTCTTCCCGCTGCTGTCCGCCACCGTCCTGCTCGGCATCACCGCCACCGCAACGCACAACGTGTTCGGCCCCGGCTACGACTACCGCGAGACCGTCTCCGTCTGGTTCCGCGGACTGTTCGTCCTGCAACCGCGGCCGGAGGCGATCGCCGACGCTCCGCTGCTGTTCCAGCTGCACGCCCTGACCGCCTGCCTGCTCTTCGCCGCCTGGCCGTTCACCCGGCTGGTCCATGTGTGGAGCGCCCCGATCGGATACCTCGCCCGGCCCTACCTGGTCTACCGCAGGCGCGCCGCACCGGCGGCGGCCCCCACGGCCGCGGGCCGGCCCCGGTCGGCGTCCGGCAGCCGCCGAGCCGCATGA
- the narJ gene encoding nitrate reductase molybdenum cofactor assembly chaperone codes for MRARVRAAVRRPARLTPEETEARTLLLRLCSLLLQYPDTELTTGRPELTATVEALPPSPAAEHLTDFTTWLADQEPDALERHYVEMFDLRRKSSLYLTYYLHGDTRRRGMALLTLNQRYRAAGWDTDGGELPDHLPVVLEFAALVGPGGGEAPLRQHRRGLELIQRALTDADSPYRHVLAALLTLLPPPTEADRAAVAQLVAEGPPNEEVGLDPYGTYGDGEFAPPGTFVPPTQAPPTCVPPAPTSRTEGLR; via the coding sequence GTGCGCGCTCGCGTCCGGGCAGCCGTACGCCGCCCGGCCCGGCTCACCCCCGAAGAGACCGAGGCACGCACCCTGCTGCTGCGACTGTGCTCACTGCTGCTGCAGTACCCGGACACCGAACTCACCACCGGCCGACCGGAATTGACGGCCACCGTCGAGGCACTGCCGCCCTCGCCCGCCGCCGAACACCTCACCGACTTCACCACCTGGCTCGCAGACCAGGAACCCGACGCCCTGGAGCGCCACTACGTCGAGATGTTCGACCTGCGCCGCAAGAGCAGCCTCTACCTCACCTACTACCTGCACGGCGACACCCGCCGCCGCGGCATGGCCCTGCTCACCCTCAACCAGCGCTACCGGGCAGCCGGTTGGGACACCGACGGCGGCGAACTGCCCGACCACCTCCCGGTCGTGCTGGAGTTCGCCGCCCTCGTGGGCCCGGGTGGTGGCGAGGCGCCGCTGCGCCAGCACCGGCGCGGGCTGGAGTTGATCCAGCGGGCGCTCACCGACGCCGACTCCCCGTACCGGCACGTCCTGGCCGCCCTGCTCACCCTGCTGCCGCCGCCCACCGAGGCGGACCGCGCGGCGGTGGCCCAGCTCGTCGCCGAGGGCCCGCCCAACGAGGAGGTCGGCCTCGACCCCTACGGGACCTACGGAGACGGCGAGTTCGCTCCCCCGGGCACCTTCGTGCCGCCGACGCAGGCCCCGCCGACCTGTGTGCCACCCGCCCCGACCAGCCGTACAGAAGGCCTCCGATGA
- the narH gene encoding nitrate reductase subunit beta, with the protein MRVMAQIAMVMNLDKCIGCHTCSVTCKQTWTNRTGVEYAWFNNVETKPGVGYPRRYEDQEHWKGGWMLDKRGRLVLRSGGRVKRLLSLFSNPDLPGIEDYYEPVTYDYDNLISAPAGKDMPVARPRSVLTGRPTAITWGANWEDGLGGAPENAGGDPNLTGEWAEKVKFEFEQTFLFHLPRLCEHCLNPACVSACPSGAMYKRVEDGIVLVDQDRCRGWRMCVTACPYKKVYVNHATGKAEKCTFCFPRIEAGQPTVCSETCVGRLRYLGLLLYDADRVGEAAATPDEHDLLDAQRGVFLDPHDPEVRAAARESGIPEDWLDAARRSPVYDLVMRYKVALPLHPEYRTMPMVWYVPPLSPVLDAVDAAGGNQDDPDHVFAAVTRLRIPLEYLAELFTAGDTDVVAGVLMKLTALRSYMRERTLGEAGDEAALKAVGLTPREAQDLHRLLAVAKYADRYVVPAAHKEDAAALTAMENRCPVESSGEPADAGGRRVMLGLPTLRRRAPEAPDGGRP; encoded by the coding sequence ATGCGCGTGATGGCACAGATCGCGATGGTGATGAACCTCGACAAGTGCATCGGCTGCCACACCTGCTCGGTCACCTGCAAGCAGACGTGGACCAACCGCACCGGCGTCGAGTACGCCTGGTTCAACAACGTCGAGACCAAGCCCGGTGTCGGCTACCCCCGCCGCTACGAGGACCAGGAGCACTGGAAGGGCGGCTGGATGCTCGACAAGCGCGGACGGCTCGTCCTGCGCTCGGGAGGACGCGTCAAACGACTGCTGTCCCTGTTCTCCAACCCGGACCTGCCCGGCATCGAGGACTACTACGAGCCGGTCACCTACGACTACGACAACCTGATCAGTGCCCCGGCGGGCAAGGACATGCCCGTCGCACGCCCCCGCTCGGTCCTCACGGGGAGGCCCACCGCCATCACCTGGGGCGCAAACTGGGAGGACGGCCTCGGCGGCGCACCCGAGAACGCCGGTGGCGACCCGAACCTGACCGGTGAGTGGGCCGAGAAGGTGAAGTTCGAGTTCGAGCAGACCTTCCTCTTCCACCTGCCCCGCCTGTGTGAGCACTGCCTCAACCCGGCCTGCGTGTCGGCCTGCCCGTCCGGCGCGATGTACAAGCGGGTCGAGGACGGCATCGTCCTGGTCGACCAGGACCGCTGCCGGGGCTGGCGGATGTGCGTGACGGCCTGCCCGTACAAGAAGGTGTACGTCAACCACGCCACCGGCAAGGCCGAGAAGTGCACCTTCTGCTTCCCGCGCATCGAGGCCGGCCAGCCCACCGTCTGCTCCGAGACCTGCGTCGGCCGCCTGCGCTACCTCGGCCTGCTCCTCTACGACGCCGACCGCGTCGGCGAGGCCGCCGCCACCCCCGACGAGCACGACCTGCTCGACGCCCAGCGCGGCGTCTTCCTCGACCCGCACGATCCCGAAGTCCGTGCGGCCGCACGGGAGTCGGGCATCCCCGAGGACTGGCTGGACGCCGCCCGCCGCTCCCCCGTGTACGACCTGGTCATGCGGTACAAGGTCGCGCTGCCGCTGCACCCGGAGTACCGGACCATGCCGATGGTCTGGTACGTCCCTCCGCTCTCCCCCGTCCTCGACGCCGTCGACGCCGCGGGCGGCAACCAGGACGACCCCGACCACGTCTTCGCCGCCGTCACCCGCCTGCGCATCCCGCTGGAGTACCTGGCGGAGCTGTTCACCGCAGGAGACACCGATGTCGTCGCCGGCGTGCTCATGAAACTCACCGCACTGCGCTCGTACATGCGCGAACGCACCCTCGGCGAGGCCGGCGACGAGGCCGCGCTCAAGGCCGTCGGCCTCACCCCGCGCGAGGCGCAGGACCTGCACCGGCTCCTCGCCGTCGCCAAGTACGCCGACCGTTACGTCGTCCCCGCCGCGCACAAGGAGGACGCGGCCGCGCTGACCGCGATGGAGAACCGCTGCCCGGTCGAATCGTCCGGGGAACCGGCGGACGCCGGTGGCCGACGGGTCATGCTCGGCCTCCCCACCCTGCGCCGCCGTGCGCCCGAAGCCCCCGACGGAGGCCGTCCGTGA